A window of Vulpes lagopus strain Blue_001 chromosome 21, ASM1834538v1, whole genome shotgun sequence contains these coding sequences:
- the LOC121479796 gene encoding olfactory receptor 8S1-like, giving the protein MDSGNHSTITEFILLGLSADPHIQVALFVLFLGIYLLTVMGNLIMLLVIRTDSHLHTPMYFFLSHLFFVDICFSSVTVPKMLENLLSQKKTISVECCLTQVFFVFVAAGTEACLLSVMAYDRYAAICHPLLYGQIMNKQLYMQLVWGSWGLSFLDALINIFLAMKMVFCKAQIIPHYSCEMPSLLSLSCSDTSKNLIALLCSTLLHGLGTFLLVFLSYARIIATILSISSTSGRSKAFSTCSSHLTAVTLYYGSGLLRHLMPNSGSPLELIFSVQYTVVTPVLNPLIYSLKNKEVKAALTRTMEKYLQHIRC; this is encoded by the coding sequence ATGGACTCGGGGAACCACAGCACCATCACGGAGTTTATCctccttgggctctctgctgacCCTCACATCCAGGTTGCACTCTTTGTTCTCTTCCTGGGGATTTACCTCCTGACTGTGATGGGGAACCTGATTATGCTGCTGGTGATCAGGACTGATTCCCACCTCCATacacccatgtacttcttcctgagTCACCTCTTTTTTGTTGATATCTGCTTCTCTTCAGTCACTGTGCCCAAGATGCTGGAGAAtcttctttctcaaaagaaaaccaTCTCAGTAGAGTGCTGCCTTACTCAAGTCTTCTTCGTGTTTGTTGCTGCAGGAACTGAAGCCTGTCTGCTCTCagtgatggcctatgaccgctatgctGCCATCTGCCACCCACTGCTCTATGGACAGATCATGAATAAACAGCTGTATATGCAGCTTGTATGGGGATCATGGGGACTGAGCTTTCTGGATGCGCTCATCAACATCTTTCTAGCTATGAAGATGGTCTTCTGCAAAGCCCAGATCATCCCCCACTACAGCTGTGAAATGCCCTCTCTCCTCTCATTGTCCTGTTCTGATACCTCCAAAAACCTCATTGCCTTGCTCTGCTCCACTCTTCTGCACGGGCTGGGAACCTTCCTTTTGGTCTTCTTATCCTATGCCCGTATTATTGCCACCATCCTGAGCATCAGCTCCACCTCGGGCAGAAGCAaggccttctccacctgctcctcGCACCTCACTGCAGTGACTCTTTATTATGGCTCAGGTTTGCTCCGCCATCTCATGCCAAATTCAGGATCCCCCCTTGAGTTGATCTTTTCTGTGCAGTATACTGTAGTCACTCCTGTGCTGAATCCTCTCATTTACAGCCTGAAGAACAAGGAGGTGAAGGCAGCTCTGACACGAACTATGGAAAAGTATTTGCAACATATCAGGtgctga